The following DNA comes from Mesorhizobium sp. B2-1-8.
AGGCGATGCTGCGCAGCGCGGGTTTCGAGATCGTTCTGCATCCCGAACAGGAGGTCTATTTCTGTCGCGCGGCCGGCGATCCGGCCGGCGGCGGCGCAATTTACCCTTCGAAAGGAAAGCTCCATGATTGAAGCCGCGATGATCTGGAACGAGCCCAACAACAAATCGCACTGGGACCCCGAGCTCGACCCCGATTGGAGCCGCTTTGCCAGGATGGCAATTCTGTCGGCGGATGCGATCGCATCCGAGAACCCGGCCCTGGCAAAGGTGCTTGGCGGCATCTCGCCAATAGACCCCGACTTTATCGCGCACATGAAGGGATTCGGCGTACTGGACCACGTCGACGCCGTTGCGGTACACGGCTTTCCTCTTGACTGGAACTTGTGGCAAATTCAGGAATGGCCGCAGAGGATCGGCGAGATCGCAACCGTCACCGATCTTCCCATCTGGGTCAGCGAAGTCGGCATATCGACCTTCGGGGCCGAGGAAATACAGGTCTGGGGCCTCAAGCGCACCGCCGAATTGCTGCTCGGCAACGCACCACGAATTCAGTGGTATAGCCTCTACGACCTTCCGCGCGAATGGGGGGCAACGACGCGGCATCGCGAAGCGGAGGGCTCCTCCTATTATCGTCATTTCCACATGGGGCTGCTGCGCCAGGACGGTACGCCGAAGCCGGCGATAGAAGAATTCCTGCGCCACACACCTGCAATGGGGCTGGTACAGTGGTTTCATTTCGAGGACCCCCGACTGGACGACGCCGTCGCATGGATGAAGCGGCTCGGCGTCACCAACGTGCGCACGGGGCTTTCCTGGGCCGACAGCTTCAGGCCGAATGCGTTGGACTGGTTCGACCGACAGATGGAAGCCCTCGCCCCTTTCGATGTCACGGTCACCTTCTGCTTCACGCCGGAACATCGTGGAATGATGCCTCACCACACCAGCCCTCCACTGGTGCCCGAGGAATTCGCTGAATTCTGCGCATCGATGGTCCGCCGCTACGCGCCCAGCATGACGTCCGACTCGCTTCCGACGCAGCGGGCCTCGGCGGCGTGAGGCTCTCATGCGATCCGGTCCGCGATCAACGGATGCGCTGACGGAAATCGTGGCCCGCGGTTGCCACGCAATTCGCCGCAATTCACTGCCTTCGAGCTTCGAGGACATGCGGCCGGTCGCAAGCGCCCTCGCCCATCCCTCACAATCGCTCGGCCGGCCATGACGCTTACCGTCCTCAATGTCGCCTATCCCCTCGCGCCTGTGGGACCGGACGCGGTCGGAGGTGCCGAGCAGGTCCTGTCGATGCTCGATCGGGCACTGGTTCACGCGGGTCACCGGTCTGTCGTCGTCGGCTGCCGGGGTTCCAGCGCGAGCGGCACCCTTCTGGAAACACCGGCGGAACGCGGCGTGCTCGACGAAGCGGCAAAGGGCCGCGCGCAGCAGGCTCATCGGACCGCGATCGCCACGGCCCGCGCCACTTGGCCGATCGACGTGGTTCATCTGCATGGCATCGACTTCGACGCCTACCTGCCAGCCGATGGCCCGACGTTGGTGACCCTTCACTTGCCATTGGACTGGTATCCGGCCGAGGCACTGCGCCCGACGCGCGACGACCTGTGGCTCCACGCCGTCTCGGCTGCCCAGCAGAAAACCGCGCCTCCCGGCGCCAGGCTGGCGGCGCCAATTCCGAATGGCGTCGACATAGAGGCGCTCAGTCTGCCGCTAGCTAAGCGCGACTTTGCACTGGTTCTGAGCCGGGTCTGCCCGGAAAAGGGCATTCACCTGGCGCTGGAGGCAGCCAAACGGGCGGGTGTGCCACTGGTTGTCGGCGGCAAGGTCTATCCCTACGAAATGCACACGCGGTACTTTCGCGACGAGGTCCAACCTCGACTCGATGGCCGCCGCCGCTTCCTTGGTCCGATCGGTTTCACCGCCAAGCGACGCTTTCTCAACGCAGCGCGCTGTCTGGTCATCCCGAGCCTTGCCGCCGAAACCAGTTCACTTGTCGCCATGGAGGCACTGGCCTGCGGCACGCCGGTCGTGGCTTTTCCAAATGGCGCGCTTCCCGATGTGATCGAGCATGGCAGGACCGGCTTTCTCGTCAACTCTATCGACGAGATGGCCCAAGCCATCATTGCGGCACCCAGCCTGGACGCCGAGGCATGCCGGACCGAGGCGCGGCGGCGGTTTTCGCTGCAACGAATGATCTCGTCCTACATGGATGCCTATCAAGCACTGGCGCGACTTGGCACCGATGCCGCGCGCCTCGCCACCACACCGTGAGCGAGCCTGTGCTGCGTAGCGAGATCATCGATGATCCGGCGCAATTCGATAGCCTCGCGCCGCACTGGTGGAAACTGTGGGAGCAGAGTTCTTCCGCGACGCCGTTTCAATCTCCCGCCTGGCTGGTGCCATGGTGGCGTACATTCGCGCCGGGCGACCTGGCGACGGTCGCGGTCTGGCACGGAGGCGATCTGTTGGGACTGGCGCCGCTCTATCTCGAGCACGGGGTCGCGGGCTCGAAATTGCTTCCGGTCGGGATTTCGCTCAGCGACTATCTGGACATCCTGTGTGTTCCCGGCACCGAAGCCCTGGTCGCAGCCGCAATTGCTGAAAAGATCCTCTCGGTTGAATGGTCGCAATGGGTCTTGTCGGATTTGCCGCAAGACGCTGCCGGTCTTGCCATGATCTATCCCGACCTGAAGGCCGGGCGGCCAGGCCTTCATGGCGTTTGCCCCGTGCTCGCTCTCGCCGGCGACGAAACCCTTGCGGGCTGTGTGCCCTCCCGACGAAGGCGCCAGTTGCGACGGGCGCGACAGGCCGCAGCCAGGCGCGGCCGGACCGCGTTGTCGTCGGCACGCGGCGAACCCCAAACCTTCCTCGATCAGTTGATCCGCCTTCACGACGCGCGCTGGGCCGGACGCGGAGGTGGTGTGTTGGCCGACGTCGCCGTAAAGCAATTCCACAGGCACTCGCTTCCCTTGCTCGACGCTCGTGGCCTTGCCCGGTGCTGGCTGCTCGCAATCGACGGCAGAACCGTCGGCGTCTATTACGGCTTTCATCATCGCGGTCGCGCCTATGCCTATCTCGGGGGCTTCGACCCTGCTTATGCCGAAGAGAGTCCAGGCGCGATCCTGATCGGCCACGCGATCGAGGAGTCGATCCGCGAGGGGGCGCATGAGTTCGATTTCCTGCGCGGTCAGGAAGCCTACAAATATGGCTGGGGCGCCATCGACAGGTGGACGATGCGCAGGGTCTGGACGCGGAATTGATACCATGATCGCGACCGGCCCAAAATCGGCCCAGCGCCGGACAGCGATGAGATCGGCCGTCGAAGACTGCATGAAGGATGGCGTTTGCGCCGAAGCCGTCATCGCCAGGCTGGCGCTTTACCTACAGACGAGGATCGGGGCGGCGGAATTGGCGGAGATCGTGCTGGATATCATCCCGTCGGTTCCTCAATACGCGGACAGACTGCAAGAGGTAGCCGGGCTGCTTCGCCGCAATCCAAGCGCATTCGCCTTGTTACGGGCCACGGGCGCGGCCGTTCGGCACGCACGCGACGAGGACGAGACAGATGCCGCTGTCGTCACGCGATTGGCATCGAGCTTCGATGCGGCGGCAGCGATTTCGGGAACAGCAAGCGTCCAACTCGCATCCCTCGGCGATGAGGACAGGCTGTCAGGCACCACCGACGAAATCGCTGCATGGCTCAAAGAGCAGGATTTCACCGGCACCGGCCGGGACGTCCTGGACATTGGTTGCGGCATCGGCCGTTTCGAAGGTGCGCTTTCCAACTCCTTCAACCGGATGGTCGGCATCGACATATCCTCGCGGATGATCTCCATCGCCTCTGAGCGGTGCGCCGCGCTGGGCAATGTCGAGGTGCGGCGAACCTCCGGTCTCGACTTGACCGAATTCGACGACAGCAGTTTCGATTGCGTGCTGGCGGTCGACTGCTTTCCTTATCTCGTTCTGGCCGGCATGGCTGAGCGGCATTTCGAGGAGATTGCACGCGTTCTGAGACAGCCGGGGTGGCTGGCCCTGCTGAACTATTCTTATCGCGGATCGCTTTTTTTGGACCGCGCCGATATCAGTCGTCTGGCCGAAGCTCACCAATTGCGGGTCGTCATCAATGGCGAGAAGCCGTTTCGGTTATGGGATGGCGATGCCTTCCTGCTTGCTCGCGGCGGCGGAACATTACCGCGCACCGCCAGTTCGGACGTCGAACCAGAAGCGCTGAAGAACGTCACCGATCCAAAGGAGAAAGTCATGGCATCCGGCGACAAAAAACATTTCGGCCGCGGCACACAGGGCAAGGGTACCGGCGCCGGCGCGATGACCGACCTGCCCAAGGACAAGGTCGGAGAAAACGCCGTTTTGTCCAATCGCGACAAGAAGCAGCACAGCGAGGAGCGTGGACTGGATGGCAATCGCATCAAGTCCGATCAATATCAGGACCATGCCGCGAACCAGTTGCCGAAGGATTGAACGCCGTCACACCGCATTCTTGGCCCGCGGCGACATGGGGCTAAGGAAATAAATCTGTGCAAGCCTAGCCAGTCGTCGGTGAACTATCCGCAAGGCTTTGATCTGGTTTCCTAATCGGCGAGGAATGCGGGAATAGCGTTGCAACATTTGCGGTGTCTGGTTGCCGTTTTCTTGCAATTCGATTTGACGATTCCCTTGTGCGCCGATGCGTGATTCACTCGTTTTGGCGGGCGAATCGAGGGGACGGCGAATGTCCAGGCCACGCGAGAAGCGCGAGACGGGAGAGCAGGACCTGTTCCGCTCCAGGCTCGATCAGATCATCAACATGAAGCACGAGTTGGTGCGGCTGGCGCAGGCGATCGACTGGCCGGTGCTGGAGGAGCGTTTCGGCGCGGTCTATTCGGACGGTCCTGGCATGCCGCCCTTGCCGACGCGACTGATGGCGGGCCTTGCGATCCTGAAGCACACTTTCGACTTGTCGGACGAGGAGCTGTGCGCCCGCTGGGTGGAGAACCCCTACTTCCAGTATCTGTGCGGTGAAGAGTTCTTCCGCCACGAGCTCTCCTTCGAGCGCTCATCGATGACGCGCTGGCGCCAGCGCATGGGCGAGGAGCCGATCACGGCGCTCCTGCAAGAAAGCCTGGCGGTGGCGGTCAAGAGCGGAGCGATGAAGCCGGCCGATACGCGCCGGGTGATCGTCGACACGACCGTGCAGCCGAAGAACGTGATGTTCCCCACCGACGCCAAGCTCGTCAATCGGGCGCGCGAGCGGCTGGTGCGGCTGGCCAAGAAGGCGGGGCTCGATTTGCGCCAGACCTACGTGCGGGTCGGCAAGCTGGCGCTGATCAAGCACCAGCGCTACGCGCACGCCAAGCAGTTCAAGCGGGCCAACAAGGCGCTGCGCAAGCTCAAGACCTATCTCGGCCGCACCATTCGCGACATCTCCCGCCGGATCACCGGCCAAACGGACCTCGAGGCGAGCTTCAAGTGGCCGCTCTACCAGGCCTCGGCGGTTCTGGAGCAACGTCAGCGCCAGCGCGGCCGCAAAATCTACAGCCTGCACGCCCATGAGGTCGAGTGCATCGGCAAGGGCAAGGCGCATGCCCCTTACGAGTTCGGCGTCAAGGTCTCGATCGCCACGACGCTCGAACGCTCGAAGGGCGGCCAGTTCGCCCTGCACGCTCAGGCACTGCCCGGCAATCCCTATGACGGCCATACGCTCGCGACCGTTATCCCCGACATGGAAAAGACCATCGGCAACGAAATCGGCCGCATCCTCGCCGACGCCGGATATCGCGGCCACAACGCACCTGAAAGCCACAAGCTCAGGGTCTTCACCGCCGGCCAGAAGCGCCGCGTCACACCTGCCATCAAGCGTCAGATGCGCAGGCGATCGGCAGTCGAACCCGTCATCGGCCACATCAAGGCCGAGCACCGCATGGGCCGCAACTACCTCGCCGGCGAACAGGGCGACGCCATCAACGCCATCCTCGCCGCCGCCGGCTACAACTTCTCGCTCCTGATCAAATGGTTCAGGCTGCTTTTGTGGCTTCTCATCACAGCACTCCAAAGCCGCCCCAGATCCAGCGCAGCCTGACCCACTTCATTGTTCACGGACGACTAGCCAGCAACCGTGCCGGCGGCGAACCTCACCTTGTAATGTCGAGCATTCGTCACCACACTACGACCAAGGGACTGCTGTCTATCAAGAGAATATGATGTCTCGTTCGAGCGATGATACGGTGGACCCAGAATTCGGTCTGGCTATGGATCGGGAGATCACTTCTCTCCTATCTGCGATTGAGCAGGAAAGGATACCGGACCGGCTGACCAAACTGGCGATGGAGTTGCAAAACGCGCTGGTCGAGAGACGTAAACGTCACGTGAAGAACTGACTATCTGCGGCTGTCACCGTCGATATCGAGCTGACCGTCCGACAGATGGTTTCGCCTTTCCACCAATGTCTGCAGCGAACTCTCCCCAAGCAATTCGAGAACGTTGGCCCGGGCACGGTTTAGCCGACTTTTGACCGTCCCCACCGCGCAGCCACATATCTCGGCCGTTTCCTCATAGCTCACCCCTAGAACACCGATCAGCATCAGAACCTCGCGTTGGTGTTCGGGTAGCTTTTGAATCGCGCGGTGAACTTCCTTGCCCTGAACGCTCCATTCCTGGGTGGCTTCCGAAGTCGGTTTGGAAGATGCACAGTCGAGCAGGCCTGGCGCTTCCCGGGCAGCGATCTTTATCCGGGTGTAGTAGGTGTTGCGCATGATGGTGAAGAGCCATGACTTCATGCGTGTCCCGGGTTCGAACTTGTCGATATTGGCGAGGCCCTTGGTCAGTGTCTCCTGCACCAGATCGTCGGCATCATCGGGGATACGGCAGAAGGTACGGGCGAAAGCCCGCAGGGCGGGGATCAGCTCAACGATGGAAACTTCATTGGTTTCCTGGTCGCCCAAGAGGTAGCCTCCGGATGACAATGGTCCAGCTCCCAGAAGAAATAGTGTATGAACGCAGCCTGCTAAATGCATGGAACTTTGGTTCGTTCCTCGTGCTGGAGACGACTCTTCAGAAATTCCGCAGGTCGAAATAGCTGTCTTCCAATCAGTGGATATCATCGCGCGGAAGGCGCCTCTTTTGAGTAGGGGTCCTCGCACTCACAAGCGTGTCAACGACGGCTGATCGCCGATGTTTCCTCACATCTGAAGACACTTCATGCCCCCCGAAATGTCCCCCACAACTACAGAAGCCCGCTTGGTGCAGACGCTCCATGACCCTTGCGGTTACGGTTCGGGATGAGCGGGGTTCCCCGGCAAGGCGCCCGGCGGCCGCTTTCCAAGATGTCACGATTTCAATCAGATTGCCTGCGAGCAGATGAGTTTCTGGGCAACCCGCAATTCGGTTGCGAACTGCAGGCGATCGATTTTGCCCAAGCCGCGGAAACGATGGGGGAAGCGGTTTTCGCATCAAGCGGGGCCGATCAGATCGAGACCGTGCTCGACGAGGCCTTCGCAGCCGAAGGTCCTAGCGCTGGTCGGTGCCTATGAACCGCTGATGCCGCCCAGGATGCCTCCCGACTATCCCAAGAACTTCCGCAAGGCTTTGCCACAGACGCCGGCACGAACGCATTGAAGAACATATCGGCCGAGAGCCGTCGAAGTCGATGATGGACGCCTAGATGGTGGCTTCTTGTAGACTGTTGCATGAAGGAAGCCGATGCGCAAACGCCAGTCCGGCAGCCGCCCATGCAACTGCTGGCCGCCACGGGAGGGCGGATGGCGCCTACTTGATCGCCTGTCGGCTCATCCGAGCCTGCTGCAATCGCCGGCTCGGAAGGGCTTCCAAATCGTCGCCAACCGGAGAAGGTCCAGCCTTCGGCAGCGCTCCGAAGCACTGGCTCGTTTGTTGCAGTTCTGCATGTTCGACTTGCCCGGCCGCTGTTAGCGGCGGGGCTGGCTGTTCAAGGGCGGTTGATTGCTCGAGCACCGTCCCGATCGGTTTCGCCAGGCACATATTCGCCCGCATTTGCATCGAAGCGCAATCCCCGCGCGGGGCCAATGCCACAGCCGGGTCAATCGGCCAACGATGGCGCCGCCTCACAGTTCTGTTTTGTGGAGTGAGATGCAACATGTGTGAACGGGCCAATGCTGTCCCGGTCCTGGCATCGTCTTTCCAGCCCCGGTCACATCCTATGGCCACATTAGTCACAAATACGAGAACGCCGTCGGGCCTCTTCATCGCCTGCTGCGATCGCTTGTCGCGGAACCCGCGTTTTCGGCGGTCAACCCCATCCATCTGATAAGCCAGGGCATGGTCAAGCCCTGGACGAAAATGGAAAAGGCAACGACCGCAAATGCGGCAACGATTATTTCACCGCGCTCTGCAACGTTTTCAGGAAGTGCGAGCGCCAGGGCCAGGGCGAGCGCGCCGCGCAGCCCACCCCAGACCAAAACGTGCTGATAACGGGTATCCACCTTCAAGCGCGTGGCGGCAAGCAGGGCACCGAAGGGATAGATGGCCAAGCTCCGACCAAACAGCACGAGCACGACCGCGACTGCCGAGGTGCCTGCGAATATTCCAAGTGGCTGATGAGCTTCATGGCCGCCGATCAAGATGAACACGATCGAATTTGCCAGGAAGGCCGCGTACTCCCAGAATGCCAGAACGTGACTTCTTGCGTTGGCGGAAATAGCGCCTTTCCAACCGACATTGCCCACAATCAGGCCCGCCGTGAGAGTGGCCAGCACGCCGGACATGCCAAGATCCTCCGCAAGCAGGAACGAACCGTAAGCGACGATGGTCGTGAGGGTTATCTCAACAAGATGGTCTTCGGTCCGGCCGGCGATCAGAAGGAGCAGGGCTGCCACTGTCGCGCCGGAGGCAATCCCACCCGCGACCGTCCAGAACAGCGACCCGACAATGCTCAGGGGCGTTGCGTCGGCGCCTGCCAGGATTGCCGCCAGGATGCCGAAGCCAACCGCGGCTGCGCCGTCGTTGAGCAGACTTTCAGATTCGACAAGCAGAGCGAGGCGGGGTTGAACCTTCATCTCCTTGAAGGCCGCGATAACCGACACCGGATCGGTGGCGGCTATCAGCACGCCGAACAGCCCGGCACCGATCCAGGTCCATCCGAGCAGTAGATGCATGCCGCTCGCAACCACCGCAGCGGCTATCGCGACGCCGGGGAACGCGAGCAGAATGGTGACCGGCAGGTTCAGGCGAAAACGACGCCATTCGATCGCGAGTGCCGCCTGGAAGATTAGCGGTGGCAAAAACACTGTGAAAATCAAATCCCGACTGAGGGGGAGTGCGACAACGCCGGGCGTGAAGCCAAGGGCGATACCTGCCGCGACAAGCCCGACGCTGTAAGGAAGCCGCAGCCGTCTGGAAATCATCGCCACCAAAGAAGCGGTAAGCAGGATCATTCCCAGGGTGAGGATTGGAAGATCGTTCATAGCAGCCTCAGATACTATCTGGTCAACCTGGCGAGGCTCCACAACTAGGGAAATGAGCCCCTTTGGAAGCGCCGGCGTGAAGAAGTCGAGCAACTCGAATCGGAGACGTGCCGGCAGCACGCAGGATCTAATTCCGATGCGCTCAAGCCAATCTGGTCGCAGAAACGTCGCCGACCGCCCAGGAGACGCTGACGCTCCGCAAACCTCCGACCAGAGAGCGCTGCCCATGCGTCGCCTGGGCTCATTCTTGCCCGGAACCGGGGATCGAACAGCTCTTTTCAAAACTCAAGCACTGGCTGAGAAAGGCAGCAAGCCGCACCGTCCAAACCGTTTGCGACGCGATCGGCCAAATTCTCAACCGCATCACACCGACAGAATGCTCACACTATTTCGAAAACTCCGGATATGACCGAAACTAATCTCATCCCGCTCATAGCCTGACTGGGGACCGGCGTGCGGATCTGGGATCGTGGGACACAGAGGACATAGCCCGCTTTCTCAAGACCGGGCGTAATGACCGCACCACGGGGTACGGGCCGATGGCCGAGGTGATCAAGGATTCGACGTCCAAGATGACCGACGAAGATTTGCAGGCGATCGCAACCTATCTGAGGTCACTCCCGGCTACCGCGCTGGAAAGCACTGAGGTTCCAGACCAGGACGTCGTTCGTGCCGGACAGGCAGTCTATGCCGCCCAATGCTCGGCATGCCACCAAGCGGGGGCGTCGGCGTGAAAGGACTTTTTCCATCGCTCAAAGGCGACGGCATCGTCCAGTCCGACGGCCGCTTTCTCTCTTGCGCATCATCCTCAACGGCGGGCACGCTGCGTCCACGCCTGAAAGCCCGAACTCACTGGCGATGACGTCATTTGGATCAAACTTTCGGACGGTCGGATTGCGGCAGTCGCCAGCTGCCCGGGGCAGCAAGGCGGCGCGGTGACCTCAGACGAAGTGCGAGACCTGCGCAAGTCGGTCGAGTCTGCCGCGAGTTCCTATCAGGTGTTCTGCATCGACATCCGCGGTCGCGAGGATCGGATCAAGCATCTGGTTGCAGCGGCAGCGGACCATGGCTTGCGCCCGCCTACATTACTTCCTTTACGCCTTTTCTGAGGAGCCACCAATTAACGGGATAACTGGTTGCAAAGCCGCCCAGCATGGCCAGTTGCATCAAAAACCAGAACTCAGGCGTGTTGGCTTCCAGCCGTGTTCCGAAGGCCGGTTCAAAAATCAAAAGCTGCCCGAGGCCCATCAGGCCGTACATGCCAACCTGCCAGGCCGTCAGCGACAGAGCGTCGGCCTTGAGCGCTTGTAGCAATCCCTGCGTCACAGACAGCTGTCGCATCGGCTTGATGGTAAAATATTGGAAAGCTATGCCCAGGACAAAGGCGAAGATGTAGTCCAGGATCCAGATCGAAATCGTTCTTTCGGCAAACAGGCTTTTCCAGCCCAGCCACAACAGGACGGTCGGGAACGCAAGCGCCAGCGTCTCGGCGATGACATCG
Coding sequences within:
- a CDS encoding beta-xylosidase — encoded protein: MIEAAMIWNEPNNKSHWDPELDPDWSRFARMAILSADAIASENPALAKVLGGISPIDPDFIAHMKGFGVLDHVDAVAVHGFPLDWNLWQIQEWPQRIGEIATVTDLPIWVSEVGISTFGAEEIQVWGLKRTAELLLGNAPRIQWYSLYDLPREWGATTRHREAEGSSYYRHFHMGLLRQDGTPKPAIEEFLRHTPAMGLVQWFHFEDPRLDDAVAWMKRLGVTNVRTGLSWADSFRPNALDWFDRQMEALAPFDVTVTFCFTPEHRGMMPHHTSPPLVPEEFAEFCASMVRRYAPSMTSDSLPTQRASAA
- a CDS encoding glycosyltransferase family 4 protein encodes the protein MTLTVLNVAYPLAPVGPDAVGGAEQVLSMLDRALVHAGHRSVVVGCRGSSASGTLLETPAERGVLDEAAKGRAQQAHRTAIATARATWPIDVVHLHGIDFDAYLPADGPTLVTLHLPLDWYPAEALRPTRDDLWLHAVSAAQQKTAPPGARLAAPIPNGVDIEALSLPLAKRDFALVLSRVCPEKGIHLALEAAKRAGVPLVVGGKVYPYEMHTRYFRDEVQPRLDGRRRFLGPIGFTAKRRFLNAARCLVIPSLAAETSSLVAMEALACGTPVVAFPNGALPDVIEHGRTGFLVNSIDEMAQAIIAAPSLDAEACRTEARRRFSLQRMISSYMDAYQALARLGTDAARLATTP
- a CDS encoding GNAT family N-acetyltransferase, encoding MSEPVLRSEIIDDPAQFDSLAPHWWKLWEQSSSATPFQSPAWLVPWWRTFAPGDLATVAVWHGGDLLGLAPLYLEHGVAGSKLLPVGISLSDYLDILCVPGTEALVAAAIAEKILSVEWSQWVLSDLPQDAAGLAMIYPDLKAGRPGLHGVCPVLALAGDETLAGCVPSRRRRQLRRARQAAARRGRTALSSARGEPQTFLDQLIRLHDARWAGRGGGVLADVAVKQFHRHSLPLLDARGLARCWLLAIDGRTVGVYYGFHHRGRAYAYLGGFDPAYAEESPGAILIGHAIEESIREGAHEFDFLRGQEAYKYGWGAIDRWTMRRVWTRN
- a CDS encoding IS5 family transposase, giving the protein MSRPREKRETGEQDLFRSRLDQIINMKHELVRLAQAIDWPVLEERFGAVYSDGPGMPPLPTRLMAGLAILKHTFDLSDEELCARWVENPYFQYLCGEEFFRHELSFERSSMTRWRQRMGEEPITALLQESLAVAVKSGAMKPADTRRVIVDTTVQPKNVMFPTDAKLVNRARERLVRLAKKAGLDLRQTYVRVGKLALIKHQRYAHAKQFKRANKALRKLKTYLGRTIRDISRRITGQTDLEASFKWPLYQASAVLEQRQRQRGRKIYSLHAHEVECIGKGKAHAPYEFGVKVSIATTLERSKGGQFALHAQALPGNPYDGHTLATVIPDMEKTIGNEIGRILADAGYRGHNAPESHKLRVFTAGQKRRVTPAIKRQMRRRSAVEPVIGHIKAEHRMGRNYLAGEQGDAINAILAAAGYNFSLLIKWFRLLLWLLITALQSRPRSSAA
- a CDS encoding sigma-70 family RNA polymerase sigma factor, with translation MGDQETNEVSIVELIPALRAFARTFCRIPDDADDLVQETLTKGLANIDKFEPGTRMKSWLFTIMRNTYYTRIKIAAREAPGLLDCASSKPTSEATQEWSVQGKEVHRAIQKLPEHQREVLMLIGVLGVSYEETAEICGCAVGTVKSRLNRARANVLELLGESSLQTLVERRNHLSDGQLDIDGDSRR
- a CDS encoding cation:proton antiporter is translated as MNDLPILTLGMILLTASLVAMISRRLRLPYSVGLVAAGIALGFTPGVVALPLSRDLIFTVFLPPLIFQAALAIEWRRFRLNLPVTILLAFPGVAIAAAVVASGMHLLLGWTWIGAGLFGVLIAATDPVSVIAAFKEMKVQPRLALLVESESLLNDGAAAVGFGILAAILAGADATPLSIVGSLFWTVAGGIASGATVAALLLLIAGRTEDHLVEITLTTIVAYGSFLLAEDLGMSGVLATLTAGLIVGNVGWKGAISANARSHVLAFWEYAAFLANSIVFILIGGHEAHQPLGIFAGTSAVAVVLVLFGRSLAIYPFGALLAATRLKVDTRYQHVLVWGGLRGALALALALALPENVAERGEIIVAAFAVVAFSIFVQGLTMPWLIRWMGLTAENAGSATSDRSRR
- a CDS encoding c-type cytochrome, with translation MAEVIKDSTSKMTDEDLQAIATYLRSLPATALESTEVPDQDVVRAGQAVYAAQCSACHQAGASA
- a CDS encoding DUF4396 domain-containing protein, producing the protein MIPEWLHWVSLLSLLAGVLSSIWIALDEFRNPREMWIMNLVWPVCALFGSGFVLFVYLHAGRSGSKARGERPGGARRAGSDKPVLSPMAIAKAAFHCGAGCTVGDVIAETLALAFPTVLLWLGWKSLFAERTISIWILDYIFAFVLGIAFQYFTIKPMRQLSVTQGLLQALKADALSLTAWQVGMYGLMGLGQLLIFEPAFGTRLEANTPEFWFLMQLAMLGGFATSYPVNWWLLRKGVKEVM